In Amycolatopsis sp. EV170708-02-1, the following are encoded in one genomic region:
- a CDS encoding amino acid adenylation domain-containing protein, giving the protein MTVLSAATTPALFEATAAVLPDRPAVAMDSTTLTYAELNGEANRLARRLVSHGVGPERLVALAMPRSIEFVIAILAVHKAGAAYVPVDPDYPEERKRQMLDDAAAHCLLCLPGQDVTGAPVILSVAREPGREEPNLGDEDRIVPLRADHPAYVIYTSGSTGRPKGVLVTHRGIPNLADDYVRRQELGPDSRLLAFASPSFDAAVAEFWPIWQAGGCLVLASAPDLVPGEPLSRLVREQRITHVTLPPSALAPLEEAGGLPAGLTLLVAGEACPAPVAKRWAVDRVMINAYGPTETTVAVTASEPLSGEETPPIGRPITGVRTYVLDDRLRPVEDGDVGELYAVGPGLARGYLRRAGATAERFLPDPFGGPGGRMYRTGDRVRTRPDGQYVFVGRVDDQLKVRGHRIEPGEVEAALLAVDGVAQAVVTEHENRLVAYVVGAGGERVPTEKLLTPLREQLPGYLVPDVVVGLPSLPVSPNGKIDRVALPTPEEEHAGRAAGREPRTPTEIILAELFAEVLGVSTVGVEDSFFEIGGHSLLATRLVSRVRERLKIRLRVQAFFDAPTVAQLAEVLDGAHT; this is encoded by the coding sequence ATGACCGTCCTTTCGGCGGCCACGACCCCCGCCCTGTTCGAGGCGACCGCAGCCGTGCTGCCGGATCGGCCGGCGGTGGCGATGGACAGCACCACCCTCACCTACGCCGAGCTGAACGGGGAGGCGAACCGGCTCGCCCGGCGGCTCGTCTCGCACGGCGTCGGCCCGGAGCGGCTCGTCGCGCTGGCGATGCCGAGGTCGATCGAGTTCGTCATCGCGATTTTGGCCGTGCACAAGGCGGGCGCCGCGTATGTGCCGGTCGACCCGGACTATCCGGAGGAACGCAAGCGGCAGATGCTGGACGACGCGGCGGCGCACTGCCTGCTGTGCCTGCCGGGGCAGGACGTGACCGGCGCCCCCGTCATCCTGAGCGTGGCGCGGGAGCCTGGCCGGGAGGAGCCGAACCTCGGCGACGAGGACCGGATCGTCCCGTTGCGTGCCGACCACCCCGCGTACGTCATCTACACCTCGGGCTCGACGGGGCGGCCGAAGGGCGTGCTGGTCACGCACCGCGGGATCCCGAACCTGGCCGACGACTACGTGCGCCGCCAGGAACTGGGGCCGGACAGCAGGTTGCTGGCCTTCGCCTCGCCCAGTTTCGACGCGGCGGTCGCCGAATTCTGGCCGATCTGGCAGGCGGGTGGCTGTCTCGTCCTGGCTTCCGCGCCGGATCTGGTGCCCGGCGAGCCGCTTTCCCGGCTGGTGCGCGAGCAGCGCATCACCCATGTCACGTTGCCGCCGTCGGCGCTCGCGCCGCTGGAGGAGGCGGGCGGTCTGCCCGCGGGACTGACTCTCCTGGTCGCCGGCGAGGCGTGCCCGGCCCCGGTCGCGAAACGCTGGGCCGTGGACCGCGTGATGATCAACGCCTACGGCCCGACCGAGACCACGGTGGCGGTCACCGCGAGCGAACCGTTGTCCGGTGAGGAGACGCCGCCGATCGGCAGGCCGATCACCGGTGTCCGTACCTATGTCCTGGACGACAGGCTGCGCCCCGTCGAGGACGGCGACGTGGGCGAGCTGTACGCGGTGGGGCCCGGTCTCGCCCGCGGTTACCTCCGCAGGGCGGGCGCGACCGCGGAACGGTTCCTGCCGGATCCCTTCGGTGGCCCGGGCGGGCGCATGTACCGCACGGGTGACCGGGTGCGGACGCGTCCGGACGGTCAGTACGTCTTCGTCGGCCGGGTCGACGACCAGCTGAAGGTCCGCGGTCATCGGATCGAGCCGGGCGAGGTCGAAGCCGCCCTGCTGGCGGTGGACGGCGTGGCCCAGGCGGTGGTGACCGAGCACGAGAACAGGCTCGTCGCCTACGTGGTCGGCGCCGGTGGCGAGCGGGTGCCCACCGAGAAACTCCTCACGCCGCTTCGTGAACAGCTGCCCGGATATCTGGTGCCCGACGTGGTCGTCGGTCTGCCGAGCCTCCCGGTCTCGCCCAACGGCAAGATCGACCGGGTCGCCCTGCCCACTCCGGAAGAGGAGCACGCCGGGCGCGCGGCCGGACGGGAACCGCGCACCCCCACCGAGATCATCCTCGCCGAGCTGTTCGCCGAAGTGCTCGGTGTCAGCACGGTCGGGGTGGAGGACAGCTTCTTCGAGATCGGCGGCCACTCACTGCTCGCCACCCGGCTCGTGAGCCGGGTCCGCGAACGCTTGAAGATCCGGCTGAGAGTGCAGGCGTTCTTCGACGCGCCGACAGTGGCTCAGCTCGCCGAGGTGCTCGACGGCGCACACACCTGA
- a CDS encoding alpha/beta fold hydrolase — protein MLMTTENGIRLSYNDCGDGPPVLLLTGTGAPSSVWDLHQVPALRAAGFRVITMDNRGIPPSDEGTDGFTIEDLVADVAALIDYLDAMPCRVVGTSMGSYIAQEVALAHPELLESVVLMAACGKSSLVQRELAEGEAKLIEQGIELPPGFLAAVRAMHNLGPATLADDDLTGDWLDLFAAAGSWGPGVRSQLLLSALPDRLGAYQEIKVPCHVVSFEHDLVAPPSAGLELASAIPGATHRTIPECGHFGYLENPEAVNRELLRFLRTESRETLGETA, from the coding sequence ATGCTGATGACAACCGAGAACGGGATCCGGTTGTCCTACAACGATTGTGGCGACGGTCCGCCGGTCCTTCTGCTGACCGGCACCGGTGCGCCGAGTTCGGTGTGGGACCTGCATCAGGTACCCGCGCTCCGCGCCGCCGGTTTCCGGGTGATCACCATGGACAATCGCGGGATCCCGCCGAGCGACGAGGGCACGGACGGATTCACCATCGAAGACCTCGTCGCGGATGTGGCGGCCCTGATCGATTATCTGGACGCGATGCCGTGCCGGGTCGTCGGCACGTCGATGGGTTCCTACATCGCGCAAGAGGTCGCGCTCGCCCATCCGGAACTGCTGGAATCGGTCGTGCTGATGGCGGCCTGCGGCAAGAGCAGTCTCGTCCAGCGCGAACTCGCCGAAGGCGAAGCGAAGCTGATCGAGCAGGGCATCGAGCTGCCACCGGGTTTTCTCGCCGCCGTCCGCGCCATGCACAACCTGGGGCCCGCGACGCTCGCCGACGACGATCTCACCGGCGACTGGCTCGACCTGTTCGCGGCCGCGGGTTCCTGGGGCCCGGGGGTCCGCTCGCAGTTGCTGCTGAGCGCGTTGCCGGATCGCCTCGGCGCCTACCAGGAGATCAAGGTGCCCTGTCACGTCGTCTCGTTCGAGCACGACCTCGTGGCGCCGCCGTCGGCCGGGCTGGAGCTGGCTTCCGCGATCCCCGGCGCGACCCACCGCACGATTCCCGAGTGCGGGCATTTCGGCTACCTGGAGAACCCGGAAGCGGTGAACCGCGAGCTGCTCCGGTTCCTCCGCACCGAATCGCGCGAGACACTGGGAGAGACCGCATGA